One window of Streptomyces sp. SUK 48 genomic DNA carries:
- the atpB gene encoding F0F1 ATP synthase subunit A: protein MKEPAVSADPTQTLAFDSSCHLFSGCGFGTVAPGLHSFLFEPIWGDTNGLYFNKPMLLALLGSIIVVGFFWAAFGKAKVVPGKLQMVGEAGYDFVRRGVVYETIGKKEGEKYVPLIVSLFFFVWMMNIWSIIPVAQFPVTAIIAYPAALAAIVYVLWVSLTFKRHGFVGAFKNFTGYDKSLGAVLPLAMVIELFSNLLVRPFTHAVRLFANMFAGHTLIVLFTIASWYMLNGIGIAYAGVSFVMTIVMTAFELFIQAVQAYVFVLLTCSYIQGALAEHH from the coding sequence ATGAAGGAGCCCGCGGTGAGTGCTGATCCGACGCAGACGCTCGCTTTCGACTCGAGCTGCCACCTGTTCAGCGGGTGCGGCTTCGGGACCGTCGCTCCGGGCCTGCATTCGTTCCTCTTCGAGCCGATCTGGGGGGACACGAACGGCCTGTACTTCAACAAGCCGATGCTCCTCGCCCTGCTCGGCTCCATCATCGTCGTGGGCTTCTTCTGGGCCGCCTTCGGCAAGGCCAAGGTCGTTCCGGGCAAGCTCCAGATGGTCGGCGAGGCCGGCTACGACTTCGTGCGCCGCGGTGTCGTCTACGAGACCATCGGCAAGAAGGAAGGAGAGAAGTACGTACCTCTGATCGTCTCTCTCTTCTTCTTCGTCTGGATGATGAACATCTGGTCGATCATCCCGGTCGCCCAGTTCCCGGTGACGGCGATCATCGCCTACCCGGCAGCGCTGGCCGCGATCGTCTACGTCCTCTGGGTCTCGCTCACCTTCAAGCGGCACGGTTTCGTCGGCGCCTTCAAGAACTTCACGGGCTACGACAAGTCGCTCGGCGCGGTGCTGCCGCTGGCCATGGTCATCGAGCTGTTCTCGAACCTGCTGGTCCGCCCCTTCACCCACGCCGTCCGACTGTTCGCGAACATGTTCGCCGGCCACACGCTGATCGTGCTCTTCACGATCGCGAGCTGGTACATGCTGAACGGCATCGGTATCGCCTACGCCGGCGTCTCGTTCGTGATGACGATCGTCATGACCGCCTTCGAGCTGTTCATCCAGGCCGTCCAGGCGTACGTCTTCGTCCTGCTGACCTGCTCCTACATCCAGGGCGCGCTCGCCGAGCACCACTGA
- a CDS encoding MraY family glycosyltransferase, which yields MREYLLTLCITAAVTYLLTGPVRKFAIVAGAMPEIRARDVHREPTPRLGGIAMFFGLCAGLLVADHLTSLNWVFEKSNEPRALLSGAALIWLIGVLDDKFEIDALIKLGGQMIAAGVMVMQGLTILWLPIPGVGNVALTQWQGTLLTVALVVITINAVNFVDGLDGLAAGMVCIATVAFFLYAYRVWVSYGIEAAAPATLFASILMGMCLGFLPHNMHPARIFMGDSGSMLIGLVLAAGAISITGQVDPDVMNLFSGSERATVHQMVPVYIPLLMPLTIIAIPAADLVLAIVRRTWRGQSPFAADRGHLHHRLLEIGHSHSRAVLIMYFWSALIAFGALAYSVNSASMWIVLGVVFLSAVGLVLLLLPRFTPRVPVWAQRFVPPRYRRRRAAAAEAELAVEAAARDGADEPETEERAPVTAGVSGVNGATAIGTRGRFPDRS from the coding sequence GTGCGTGAATACCTGCTGACGCTCTGCATCACGGCCGCGGTGACGTACCTGCTGACAGGGCCGGTGCGGAAGTTCGCGATCGTGGCGGGGGCGATGCCGGAGATCCGGGCCCGGGACGTGCACCGGGAACCCACTCCGCGCCTCGGCGGGATCGCGATGTTCTTCGGACTGTGCGCGGGCCTGCTGGTCGCCGACCACCTGACCAGCCTCAACTGGGTGTTCGAGAAGTCCAACGAGCCGCGGGCGCTGCTCTCCGGCGCCGCCCTGATCTGGCTGATCGGCGTCCTGGACGACAAGTTCGAGATCGACGCCCTGATCAAGCTCGGCGGCCAGATGATCGCCGCCGGCGTCATGGTGATGCAGGGTCTGACGATCCTGTGGCTGCCCATCCCCGGCGTCGGCAATGTGGCGCTGACCCAGTGGCAGGGCACCCTGCTGACCGTGGCGCTCGTCGTCATCACGATCAACGCCGTGAACTTCGTGGACGGCCTCGACGGCCTCGCGGCCGGCATGGTGTGCATCGCGACGGTGGCGTTCTTCCTGTACGCGTACCGCGTCTGGGTGTCGTACGGCATCGAGGCCGCGGCCCCCGCCACCCTGTTCGCGTCGATCCTGATGGGCATGTGCCTGGGCTTCCTGCCGCACAACATGCACCCGGCGCGCATCTTCATGGGCGACTCCGGCTCCATGCTGATCGGCCTGGTGCTGGCGGCGGGCGCCATCTCCATCACGGGTCAGGTGGACCCGGACGTGATGAACCTGTTCTCCGGTTCCGAGCGCGCCACCGTGCACCAGATGGTGCCGGTCTACATCCCGCTGCTGATGCCGCTGACGATCATCGCGATCCCCGCCGCCGACCTGGTGCTGGCCATCGTGCGCCGCACCTGGCGCGGGCAGTCGCCGTTCGCCGCGGACCGCGGGCATCTGCACCACCGGCTGCTGGAGATCGGCCACTCGCACAGCCGCGCGGTGCTGATCATGTACTTCTGGTCGGCGCTGATCGCCTTCGGCGCGCTGGCCTACTCGGTCAACTCGGCGTCCATGTGGATCGTGCTCGGCGTCGTCTTCCTCAGCGCCGTGGGCCTCGTCCTGCTGCTCCTGCCGCGCTTCACGCCGCGGGTGCCGGTGTGGGCCCAGCGCTTCGTGCCGCCGCGCTACCGGCGTCGGCGGGCGGCCGCGGCGGAAGCGGAACTCGCCGTGGAGGCGGCCGCGCGGGACGGCGCGGACGAGCCGGAGACCGAGGAGCGCGCGCCCGTCACGGCCGGTGTGTCCGGCGTCAACGGGGCGACCGCAATCGGCACTCGCGGGCGATTTCCTGATCGTTCCTAG